A single window of Vigna radiata var. radiata cultivar VC1973A chromosome 4, Vradiata_ver6, whole genome shotgun sequence DNA harbors:
- the LOC106759460 gene encoding histone H4, translated as MSGRGKGGKGLGKGGAKRHRKVLRDNIQGITKPAIRRLARRGGVKRISGLIYEETRGVLKIFLENVIRDAVTYTEHARRKTVTAMDVVYALKRQGRTLYGFGG; from the coding sequence ATGTCTGGAAGAGGAAAGGGGGGCAAGGGATTGGGAAAGGGAGGAGCTAAACGACACCGTAAGGTGCTTCGCGATAACATTCAGGGAATAACGAAGCCGGCGATTCGGCGATTGGCTCGCAGAGGCGGCGTGAAGCGTATCAGTGGTTTGATTTATGAGGAGACCCGTGGGGTTCTCAAGATTTTCTTGGAGAACGTGATTCGTGACGCCGTCACTTACACAGAGCATGCGAGGAGGAAGACCGTTACTGCTATGGATGTTGTTTATGCTCTGAAGAGGCAAGGAAGGACTCTCTATggatttgggggttag